In one window of Thalassococcus arenae DNA:
- a CDS encoding ABC transporter ATP-binding protein encodes MTDTPPVIAIRNLHKSYGALEVLKGVDITAPRGHVVSLIGSSGSGKSTLLRCCNLLEDSQQGEILFDGEPVLWKGEGHHRRPADPKQVLRIRTNLSMVFQQFNLWAHMTILQNVMEAPVTVLGRDRAEVEHAARGYLDKVGIGDKCDVFPAQLSGGQQQRAAIARALCMEPQALLFDEPTSALDPELEQEVVRVIKGLAEEGRTMLIVTHDMKMAADVSDHVVFLHQGLVEEEGAPGSLFGAPKSERLQGFLQSTVHA; translated from the coding sequence TTGACCGACACACCCCCCGTCATCGCCATCCGCAACCTGCACAAGAGCTATGGCGCTCTGGAGGTGCTGAAAGGCGTCGACATCACCGCGCCGCGCGGTCACGTGGTGTCGCTGATCGGGTCGTCCGGGTCTGGCAAGTCGACGCTGCTGCGCTGCTGCAACCTGCTCGAGGACAGCCAGCAGGGCGAAATCCTGTTCGACGGCGAACCGGTCCTTTGGAAAGGTGAGGGCCATCACCGACGCCCGGCCGATCCCAAGCAGGTGCTGCGTATCCGGACCAACCTGTCGATGGTGTTCCAGCAATTCAACCTGTGGGCCCATATGACCATCCTGCAAAACGTGATGGAGGCGCCGGTCACCGTGCTGGGCCGCGACCGTGCCGAGGTCGAGCATGCCGCGCGCGGTTATCTCGACAAGGTCGGCATCGGCGACAAGTGCGACGTCTTTCCGGCCCAGCTGTCCGGCGGCCAGCAGCAACGCGCCGCCATCGCGCGAGCGCTTTGCATGGAGCCGCAGGCGCTGCTGTTCGACGAACCGACCAGCGCGCTGGACCCCGAACTGGAACAGGAAGTGGTGCGCGTCATCAAGGGGCTGGCCGAGGAAGGCCGGACCATGCTGATCGTCACCCATGACATGAAGATGGCCGCTGATGTGTCTGACCACGTTGTCTTTCTTCATCAGGGGCTTGTCGAGGAAGAAGGCGCACCGGGTTCACTCTTCGGCGCGCCCAAATCGGAGCGACTGCAGGGCTTCCTGCAGTCGACCGTTCACGCATAG
- a CDS encoding CoA-binding protein: protein MTYDDSFLRDILKRSRVIAVVGVSPNEVRPSYYVARYLSLKGYRVIPVNPGHAGKRLFGQEVRASLAECPKDVDMVDIFRRSDAVPEIVDEALAILPGLRTIWMQIGVMHDGAAEKARAAGVDVVMNRCPKIEYQRLFGELRMGGFATGIISSKL from the coding sequence ATGACCTACGACGACAGCTTTCTGCGCGATATCCTGAAACGCAGCCGCGTGATCGCGGTGGTGGGCGTGTCGCCGAACGAGGTGCGGCCCAGCTATTACGTGGCGCGCTACCTGTCGCTGAAAGGCTACAGGGTGATCCCGGTCAATCCCGGCCATGCCGGAAAGCGCCTGTTCGGTCAGGAGGTGCGCGCGTCGCTGGCCGAATGTCCGAAGGATGTGGACATGGTCGACATCTTTCGCCGGTCGGATGCCGTGCCGGAGATCGTGGACGAGGCGCTGGCGATCTTGCCGGGGTTGCGCACCATCTGGATGCAGATCGGGGTGATGCATGACGGCGCGGCGGAGAAGGCGCGCGCGGCGGGGGTGGACGTGGTGATGAACCGCTGTCCCAAGATCGAATACCAGCGGCTGTTCGGCGAGCTGCGCATGGGCGGGTTCGCCACCGGGATCATCTCGTCGAAGCTGTGA
- a CDS encoding phosphate/phosphite/phosphonate ABC transporter substrate-binding protein, protein MIATLPMYDFPELRAETDALWQAIRRDLGDAPDALDREIDPWEAWQSPGLLLSQTCSLPFRKHLVGRVTLVASPDHALPGCAPGYYRSVLVARRDDARGLSDLLAARIAANGTDSQSGYAALMSHATGLGLHPSVALITGSHRASARAVAEGRADLAALDAQSWRLIARHDAAATALRVADETAPSPALPYITARGRDPERLRAALSAAIAALPQSSRDALGLQGVVALPERAYTALPLPPEC, encoded by the coding sequence GTGATCGCCACCCTGCCGATGTACGACTTTCCCGAATTGCGCGCCGAGACGGATGCGCTGTGGCAGGCGATCCGCCGCGATCTCGGCGATGCGCCCGACGCGCTGGATCGCGAGATCGACCCGTGGGAGGCCTGGCAATCACCCGGGCTGCTGCTGTCGCAGACCTGTTCGCTGCCGTTCCGCAAGCACCTGGTGGGGCGGGTGACGCTGGTGGCCAGCCCCGACCATGCCCTGCCCGGCTGCGCGCCGGGATATTACCGATCGGTCCTGGTGGCGCGCCGCGACGATGCCCGGGGCCTGTCCGATCTACTTGCCGCCCGCATCGCGGCGAACGGCACCGACAGCCAGTCGGGCTATGCCGCGCTGATGAGCCATGCCACCGGGCTGGGCCTGCACCCGTCCGTCGCGCTGATCACCGGCAGTCACCGGGCCTCGGCCCGCGCCGTCGCCGAAGGCCGCGCCGATCTGGCGGCGCTCGATGCGCAAAGCTGGCGGCTGATCGCGCGCCATGATGCCGCCGCGACGGCCCTGCGCGTGGCCGACGAGACCGCGCCAAGCCCGGCGCTGCCCTACATCACCGCCCGCGGCCGCGACCCCGAAAGGTTGCGCGCCGCACTGTCCGCCGCCATTGCCGCGCTGCCGCAGTCGAGCCGCGACGCGCTTGGACTTCAGGGTGTCGTGGCGCTGCCGGAACGCGCCTACACGGCGCTGCCACTGCCGCCCGAGTGCTGA
- a CDS encoding type 1 glutamine amidotransferase produces the protein MKIGILQTGLVPENLAQTSGEYPAMFERLLGGHGFEFQTWAVVNGAFPDGPGDADGWLITGSRHGVYEDHPWIAPLEQLIRDIVEADKPLIGVCFGHQIIAQALGGRVEKFAGGWSVGPQDYEFPDGRKTVQAWHQDQVVEAPAGAQVVASNDFCRNAALVYPGKAYTVQPHPEFDDTFIAGLIETRAPGVVPQDQLEAATKRLGEPLDSAGFGAQFARFFRERRL, from the coding sequence ATGAAAATCGGCATCCTTCAAACCGGCCTTGTTCCCGAAAACCTGGCGCAGACCAGCGGCGAATATCCCGCGATGTTCGAACGGCTTCTGGGCGGTCATGGCTTTGAATTCCAGACCTGGGCGGTGGTGAACGGCGCGTTTCCCGACGGGCCCGGCGATGCCGATGGCTGGCTGATCACCGGATCGCGGCACGGCGTCTACGAGGACCACCCCTGGATCGCGCCGCTGGAACAGCTGATCCGCGATATCGTCGAGGCGGACAAGCCGCTGATCGGGGTCTGTTTCGGCCACCAGATCATCGCCCAGGCCCTGGGCGGACGGGTCGAGAAATTCGCCGGCGGCTGGTCGGTCGGGCCGCAGGATTACGAGTTTCCCGATGGCCGCAAGACCGTGCAGGCCTGGCACCAGGACCAGGTGGTCGAGGCGCCCGCCGGCGCGCAGGTGGTCGCATCGAACGATTTCTGCCGCAACGCCGCGCTGGTCTATCCCGGCAAGGCCTATACCGTGCAACCGCATCCCGAGTTCGACGACACCTTCATCGCCGGCTTGATCGAGACCCGCGCGCCCGGCGTGGTGCCGCAGGACCAACTGGAAGCCGCGACGAAACGGCTTGGCGAGCCGCTGGACAGCGCGGGCTTCGGCGCGCAGTTCGCACGGTTTTTCCGCGAAAGGCGGCTGTGA
- a CDS encoding ABC transporter permease: MSCWETIADYGLRSLGIGERLLPRDNFTLCQQFTLIGSGLIWNVYFGTLALVSGFFLATAVALGKASSVWPIRKASEWFIFVFRGSPLFIQFFFAYFVFLSLKSVSPVFDAFSAAWLGALIVLFLNTAAYSGEIFYGALLSIPRGDVEAADAYGFHGWQKFRKITWPTMLRLAWPAYTNEAIFLFHATTLVYFSGFPAWQQKGDALYYASYFADKTFNPFIPYPILAGYFILLTLVIIGLFGLVNRHLNRHLPQDGRARLKLRPNLIR, encoded by the coding sequence ATGAGCTGCTGGGAAACCATCGCCGACTACGGGCTGCGGTCGCTGGGCATCGGCGAACGGTTGCTGCCGCGCGACAATTTCACCCTGTGCCAGCAATTCACGCTGATCGGCTCGGGGCTGATCTGGAACGTCTATTTCGGCACGCTGGCGCTGGTTTCGGGCTTTTTCCTGGCCACGGCGGTCGCGCTTGGCAAGGCTTCGTCGGTCTGGCCGATCCGCAAGGCCAGCGAGTGGTTCATCTTTGTCTTTCGCGGCAGCCCGCTCTTCATCCAGTTCTTCTTTGCCTATTTCGTGTTCCTGTCGCTGAAATCGGTCTCGCCGGTCTTCGACGCCTTCTCGGCCGCGTGGCTGGGGGCGCTGATCGTGCTGTTTCTCAACACCGCCGCCTATTCCGGCGAAATCTTCTACGGAGCGCTGTTGTCGATTCCGCGCGGCGATGTCGAGGCCGCCGACGCCTATGGCTTTCACGGCTGGCAGAAATTCCGCAAGATCACCTGGCCCACCATGCTGCGGCTGGCCTGGCCGGCCTATACCAACGAGGCGATCTTCCTGTTCCACGCCACGACGCTGGTGTATTTCAGCGGTTTCCCGGCCTGGCAGCAGAAGGGCGACGCGCTGTATTACGCCAGCTACTTCGCCGACAAGACCTTCAACCCGTTCATCCCCTACCCGATCCTGGCGGGCTATTTCATCCTGCTGACGCTGGTCATCATCGGGCTGTTCGGGCTGGTGAACCGGCACCTGAACCGGCACCTGCCGCAGGACGGGCGGGCGCGGCTGAAACTCCGCCCGAACCTGATCCGCTGA
- a CDS encoding glutamine synthetase family protein, whose protein sequence is MADWLRARPQVRTIRAAACDLNGIARGKRLPAHSAEKIASDGTRFPMSALNLDIWGEDIDDSPLVFDSGDRDGVLFPTERGLVPMPWLEAPTALLPIWMYREDGRPYDGDPRHALARVVERYRERGLTVVAAVELEFFLIDDSGKTLQVPISPRSNKRRKAAEILSIRALDAFDAFFTDLYDACEAMDIPADTAISEAGLGQFEINLVHQPDPLRAADDAWLFKMLVKGLARRHGFAASFMAKPYEDYAGSGMHAHFSVIDKNGRNIFDNGGPEGTDTLKHAIAGCLNGMSACTLIFAPHLNSYDRMVPGAHAPSGLCWAYENRTVAIRVPAGAPAARRIEHRVSGGDVNPYLALAAMLGAALNGIEDAAEPPAPVTGNAYALDLPRIPTDWAGAIAAFEESPVVPRIFPDELIRNLLLTKKQELHYMAELTPTEQVEIYLDTV, encoded by the coding sequence ATCGCCGATTGGTTGCGTGCCCGCCCCCAGGTGCGCACCATCCGTGCCGCGGCCTGCGATCTGAACGGCATCGCACGCGGCAAACGCCTGCCCGCCCACTCCGCCGAGAAGATCGCCAGCGACGGCACCCGGTTTCCGATGTCGGCGCTGAACCTGGATATCTGGGGCGAGGATATCGACGACAGCCCACTGGTCTTCGACAGCGGCGACCGCGACGGGGTGCTGTTTCCCACCGAACGCGGCCTGGTGCCGATGCCCTGGCTGGAAGCGCCGACCGCCCTGCTGCCGATCTGGATGTATCGCGAGGATGGCCGGCCCTATGACGGCGACCCGCGCCACGCCCTGGCCCGGGTGGTCGAGCGCTACCGCGAACGCGGTCTGACGGTGGTCGCGGCGGTCGAACTGGAATTCTTCCTGATCGACGACAGTGGCAAGACGTTGCAGGTGCCGATCAGCCCGCGGTCGAACAAGCGGCGCAAGGCGGCGGAAATCCTGTCGATCCGGGCGCTCGATGCCTTCGACGCCTTCTTCACCGATCTCTACGACGCCTGCGAGGCGATGGACATTCCCGCCGACACCGCGATTTCCGAGGCCGGTCTGGGACAGTTCGAGATCAACCTGGTGCACCAGCCCGACCCGCTGCGCGCCGCCGATGACGCCTGGCTGTTCAAGATGCTGGTCAAGGGCCTGGCCCGGCGGCACGGCTTTGCCGCCTCGTTCATGGCCAAGCCCTACGAGGACTACGCCGGATCGGGCATGCACGCGCATTTCTCGGTCATCGACAAGAACGGGCGCAACATCTTCGACAATGGCGGGCCCGAGGGCACGGACACGCTGAAACACGCGATCGCGGGCTGTCTCAACGGCATGTCCGCCTGCACGCTGATCTTCGCCCCGCATCTGAATTCCTATGACCGGATGGTGCCGGGCGCGCACGCGCCGTCGGGGCTGTGCTGGGCCTACGAGAACCGCACCGTGGCGATCCGCGTTCCCGCCGGCGCACCCGCCGCGCGGCGGATCGAGCACCGGGTGTCGGGCGGCGACGTGAACCCCTACCTGGCGCTGGCCGCGATGCTGGGTGCCGCGCTGAACGGCATCGAGGACGCGGCCGAACCACCCGCCCCGGTCACCGGCAATGCCTATGCGCTGGATCTGCCGCGGATTCCCACCGACTGGGCCGGCGCCATCGCCGCCTTCGAGGAAAGCCCGGTGGTGCCGCGGATCTTCCCGGACGAACTGATCCGCAACCTGCTGCTGACCAAGAAACAGGAGCTGCACTACATGGCGGAACTGACGCCCACGGAACAGGTGGAAATCTATCTCGACACGGTCTGA
- a CDS encoding transporter substrate-binding domain-containing protein, giving the protein MKRLLIGTAALAMSATLAMAASHSVVRMGTEGAYPPYNFLNDKGEVDGFERELGDELCERAELTCEWVTNEWDSIIPNLVSGNYDTIIAGMSITAERDEVIDFTQNYTQPDPSAYVVKAGNEGLDIKGAVIAAQTNTIQAAFVAEMGATLVEFATPDETVAAVKNGEADAVLADKTFLTPIAEQDADLVLLEQEELIGGGIGMGLRESDTELKAKFDAAIQSMKDDGSLNALIQKWEIGATF; this is encoded by the coding sequence ATGAAAAGACTTCTCATCGGCACCGCGGCGCTGGCCATGTCCGCAACGCTGGCCATGGCCGCCAGCCATTCGGTCGTGCGCATGGGCACCGAAGGCGCCTATCCTCCGTACAACTTCCTCAACGACAAGGGCGAGGTTGACGGCTTCGAGCGCGAGTTGGGCGACGAGCTTTGCGAGCGCGCCGAACTGACCTGCGAATGGGTGACCAACGAATGGGATTCGATCATCCCCAACCTGGTCAGCGGCAACTACGACACCATCATCGCCGGCATGTCGATCACCGCCGAGCGCGACGAGGTGATCGATTTCACCCAGAATTACACCCAGCCCGACCCGTCGGCCTATGTCGTCAAGGCCGGCAATGAAGGCCTGGACATCAAGGGCGCGGTCATCGCCGCCCAGACCAACACCATCCAGGCGGCCTTTGTGGCCGAGATGGGCGCCACATTGGTCGAATTCGCCACGCCCGACGAAACCGTCGCCGCCGTCAAGAACGGCGAAGCCGACGCGGTTCTGGCCGACAAGACCTTCCTGACGCCGATCGCCGAACAGGACGCCGACCTGGTGCTGCTGGAGCAGGAAGAGCTGATCGGTGGCGGCATCGGCATGGGCCTGCGCGAAAGCGACACCGAGCTCAAGGCCAAGTTCGATGCGGCGATCCAGTCGATGAAGGATGACGGTTCGCTCAACGCGCTGATCCAGAAATGGGAAATCGGCGCCACGTTCTAG
- a CDS encoding glutamine synthetase family protein: MSDDFLEKLPPAAMAYLEGRRLDEVECIIADLPGIARGKAVPASKFARQQYFHLPDSIFYQTITGDWGEAADEHEGFIERDMILRPDYSTATAAPWTGDWTLQVIHDAYDRKGNPIPYAPRNVLKRVVALYEAQGWKPVVAPEMEFYLIARNLDPAKAIEPMVGRSGRPAAARQAYSMTAVDEFGPVIDDIYDFAEAQGFEIDGITQEGGAGQLEINLRHGSPVKLADEVFYFKRLIREAALRHNCFATFMAKPIADEPGSAMHVHHSIIDMETGQNLFAGPQGGETDAFYHYIGGLQHHLPSAIAVLAPYVNSYRRYVKDHAAPINLEWGRDNRTTGIRIPLSDPPARRVENRLAGMDCNPYLGIAASLACGYLGLMEERRPTKQYRGDAYEGEGDIPRVMGEALDIFDEAKALHSVLGPDFARVYSIVKRTEYEEFLQVISPWEREHLLLNV, from the coding sequence ATGAGCGACGATTTCCTCGAAAAACTGCCGCCCGCGGCGATGGCTTATCTGGAAGGACGGCGGCTGGACGAGGTGGAATGCATCATCGCCGACCTGCCCGGCATCGCCCGGGGCAAGGCTGTTCCGGCGTCGAAATTCGCCCGCCAGCAGTATTTCCACCTGCCCGACTCGATCTTCTACCAGACCATCACCGGCGACTGGGGCGAAGCGGCGGACGAGCACGAGGGGTTCATCGAACGGGACATGATCCTGCGTCCCGATTACAGCACCGCCACCGCCGCACCCTGGACCGGCGACTGGACGTTGCAGGTGATCCACGACGCCTATGATCGCAAGGGCAACCCGATCCCCTACGCGCCGCGCAACGTGCTGAAACGGGTCGTGGCGCTGTACGAGGCGCAAGGCTGGAAACCGGTCGTGGCGCCGGAAATGGAATTCTACCTGATCGCCCGCAACCTCGACCCGGCCAAGGCGATCGAGCCCATGGTGGGCCGGTCGGGCCGCCCCGCCGCCGCCCGCCAGGCCTATTCGATGACCGCGGTGGACGAGTTTGGCCCGGTGATCGACGACATCTACGACTTCGCCGAGGCCCAGGGTTTCGAGATCGACGGCATCACCCAGGAGGGCGGCGCGGGCCAGCTGGAAATCAACCTGCGCCATGGCAGCCCGGTCAAGCTGGCCGACGAGGTGTTCTACTTCAAGCGGCTGATCCGCGAGGCGGCCCTGCGGCACAATTGCTTTGCCACCTTCATGGCCAAGCCCATCGCGGACGAACCGGGCAGCGCGATGCATGTCCACCATTCGATCATCGACATGGAAACCGGACAGAACCTGTTCGCGGGCCCCCAGGGCGGCGAAACCGACGCGTTCTACCACTATATCGGCGGGTTGCAGCACCACCTGCCCTCGGCCATCGCGGTGCTGGCGCCCTACGTCAATTCCTACCGCCGCTACGTCAAGGACCACGCCGCACCGATCAACCTGGAATGGGGCCGCGACAACCGCACGACCGGCATCCGCATCCCGCTGTCCGATCCGCCCGCGCGGCGCGTGGAAAACCGGCTGGCGGGCATGGATTGCAACCCCTATCTGGGCATCGCGGCGTCGCTGGCCTGCGGCTATCTGGGGCTGATGGAGGAACGCCGCCCGACCAAGCAATATCGCGGCGACGCCTATGAAGGCGAAGGCGACATCCCGCGCGTCATGGGCGAGGCGCTGGACATCTTCGACGAGGCCAAGGCGCTGCATTCTGTGCTTGGCCCGGATTTCGCGCGGGTCTATTCCATCGTCAAACGCACCGAATACGAGGAATTCCTGCAGGTCATCAGCCCGTGGGAACGCGAACACCTGCTGTTGAACGTCTGA
- the rlmJ gene encoding 23S rRNA (adenine(2030)-N(6))-methyltransferase RlmJ: MLSYQHAYHAGNLADVHKHALLAWMLGYLTRKDKPLSYIETHAGRGLYDLSGPEAARTGEAVQGIARAVDWFPADHPYARALAQIRAQHGVDAYPGSPLIAATLLRPTDHIHLAELHPAEHSALKSVVSGRIGQVRKTDGAALAHSLCPPEPRRGLMLIDPSWEVKTDYDTWPKLLRQLHAKWNVGILCLWYPVLISGAERAMVNRLGAELPQGWRHEVRFPPARPGHGMVGSGLFVLNPPFGLDAEAARLRARFDGLGRSASR; encoded by the coding sequence ATGCTGTCCTACCAACACGCCTATCACGCCGGGAACCTGGCCGATGTCCACAAGCACGCGCTGCTGGCCTGGATGCTGGGTTACCTGACCCGCAAGGACAAGCCGCTGAGCTATATCGAAACCCATGCCGGGCGTGGGCTTTACGACCTCTCCGGCCCCGAAGCGGCGCGGACAGGCGAGGCGGTACAAGGCATCGCCCGGGCGGTAGACTGGTTTCCGGCCGATCACCCCTATGCCCGCGCGCTGGCGCAGATCCGCGCACAGCACGGGGTCGACGCCTATCCCGGCTCGCCGCTGATCGCCGCGACGCTGTTGCGCCCGACCGACCACATTCATCTGGCCGAACTGCACCCGGCCGAGCATTCCGCCCTGAAATCGGTCGTTTCGGGACGGATTGGTCAGGTCCGCAAGACCGACGGCGCGGCGCTGGCGCACAGCCTCTGCCCGCCCGAGCCGCGCCGCGGGCTGATGCTGATCGACCCCTCGTGGGAAGTGAAGACCGACTACGACACCTGGCCCAAGCTGCTGCGCCAGCTGCACGCCAAGTGGAATGTCGGCATCCTGTGCCTGTGGTACCCGGTCCTGATCTCGGGCGCGGAACGGGCGATGGTGAACCGGCTGGGCGCCGAATTGCCGCAAGGCTGGCGCCACGAGGTCCGCTTTCCCCCCGCCCGCCCCGGGCATGGCATGGTGGGGTCCGGGCTGTTCGTGCTGAACCCGCCCTTCGGTCTCGACGCCGAAGCCGCGCGGCTCAGGGCCCGGTTCGACGGGCTGGGCAGATCGGCATCGCGTTGA
- a CDS encoding TerB family tellurite resistance protein: MFADFIKRLTAPEPAPLPDEDARLALTALLVRIARSDGHYDQSERDRIDRIAARRFALSPFEAAKLRAEAEALEAEAPDTVRFTGAIKDAVAYEDRIGVIEALWQVVLADGVREAEEDALLRMVSNFLGVSDRDSALARQRVSGG; the protein is encoded by the coding sequence ATGTTTGCCGATTTCATCAAGCGACTGACCGCGCCCGAACCCGCGCCCCTGCCGGATGAAGATGCGCGGCTTGCGCTGACCGCCCTGCTGGTGCGCATCGCCCGTTCCGACGGCCATTACGACCAGTCCGAACGCGACCGCATCGACCGCATCGCCGCCCGGCGTTTCGCCCTGTCGCCGTTCGAGGCGGCGAAGCTGCGCGCCGAGGCCGAGGCGTTGGAGGCCGAGGCCCCCGACACCGTGCGGTTCACCGGTGCGATCAAGGACGCGGTGGCCTACGAGGACCGCATCGGCGTGATCGAGGCACTGTGGCAAGTGGTTCTGGCCGACGGCGTGCGCGAGGCCGAGGAAGACGCGCTGCTGCGCATGGTGTCGAATTTCCTGGGCGTCAGCGACCGCGACTCGGCCCTGGCCCGGCAAAGGGTCAGCGGCGGGTGA
- a CDS encoding ABC transporter permease — protein MFSFCTDPSALADLAWMACYLATGKHMSLYWSVGTVLLLLAITAPTALLFGFFGATAARSRIAPLSWLGKGYVAIVRGVPDIAFFLFFVIALDQLFEWVRHEIKCPDWDQPIRQGNDFVVCAEAKLPLGNAAQWVHETYGFFLAVLTFAIVFGAFAANVLYGAMRAVPRAQIETAEAYGMSPRQTFWRILVPQMWVFALPGLSNLWMVLIKATPLLFLLGIEDIVYWARELGGSKTPRFTEYPHGDWRMWYFLALLVFYLAFTRVSEIVLDRVMARLTKGQATMGGDAQRKAA, from the coding sequence ATGTTTTCCTTCTGCACCGATCCCTCTGCGCTGGCCGATCTGGCCTGGATGGCCTGCTACCTGGCGACCGGCAAACACATGTCGCTGTACTGGTCGGTGGGCACGGTGCTGCTGTTGCTGGCGATCACCGCGCCGACGGCTTTGTTGTTCGGCTTTTTCGGCGCGACTGCCGCGCGATCGCGCATCGCGCCGCTCAGCTGGCTGGGCAAGGGTTATGTCGCCATCGTGCGCGGCGTGCCCGACATCGCCTTTTTCCTGTTCTTCGTGATCGCGCTGGACCAGCTTTTCGAGTGGGTCCGGCACGAGATCAAATGCCCCGACTGGGACCAGCCGATCCGGCAGGGGAACGACTTTGTCGTGTGCGCCGAGGCCAAGCTGCCGCTTGGGAACGCCGCGCAATGGGTGCACGAGACCTATGGCTTTTTCCTGGCGGTGCTGACCTTCGCCATCGTCTTCGGCGCCTTTGCCGCCAACGTGCTCTATGGTGCCATGCGCGCCGTGCCGCGGGCACAGATCGAGACCGCCGAAGCCTATGGCATGAGCCCGCGCCAGACCTTTTGGCGCATCCTGGTTCCGCAGATGTGGGTATTTGCCCTGCCCGGCCTGTCGAACCTGTGGATGGTGCTGATCAAGGCGACGCCGCTGCTGTTCCTGCTGGGGATCGAGGATATCGTCTATTGGGCGCGCGAACTGGGCGGATCCAAGACCCCACGCTTTACGGAATATCCGCATGGCGACTGGCGCATGTGGTATTTCCTGGCGCTGCTGGTCTTCTACCTCGCGTTCACCCGGGTCTCCGAGATCGTGCTGGACCGGGTGATGGCGCGGCTGACCAAGGGGCAGGCGACGATGGGTGGTGATGCCCAGAGGAAGGCGGCATGA
- a CDS encoding phosphoribosyl-ATP diphosphatase has translation MTLDDLETIIAARAQADPDDSWTARLLAKGPEKVAEKFGEEAIEAIIEAVRGDRARLASEAADVLFHLLVMLQSRYVPLSDVMAELARRQGQSGLQEKAARKD, from the coding sequence ATGACCCTCGACGACCTCGAAACGATCATCGCCGCGCGCGCACAGGCCGACCCCGACGACAGCTGGACCGCACGGCTGCTTGCCAAGGGCCCCGAAAAAGTCGCCGAGAAATTCGGCGAGGAAGCCATCGAGGCGATCATCGAAGCGGTCAGGGGCGACCGCGCCCGCCTGGCATCCGAAGCGGCGGACGTGCTCTTCCACCTGCTGGTCATGCTGCAATCCCGCTACGTGCCCCTGTCGGATGTCATGGCCGAGCTTGCCCGCCGCCAGGGCCAGTCAGGCTTGCAGGAAAAGGCCGCCCGCAAGGACTGA
- a CDS encoding TerB family tellurite resistance protein, producing MLERFTALLKRKAAKPEPLPKPDAELALGTLLVRVAMADKSYLFEEIAQIDRILAAAYGLKPLEAAKMRATCERLAFAVDNEDELIALIRDQVDYEHRREKVEAMWRVVVADGITDEREDALMTMIEHQMGVARSDSEAARAAAAVIP from the coding sequence ATGCTCGAACGATTCACCGCGCTGTTGAAACGCAAGGCGGCAAAACCCGAGCCGCTGCCGAAACCCGACGCCGAATTGGCGCTTGGCACCCTGCTGGTTCGGGTCGCGATGGCGGACAAGTCCTATCTGTTCGAGGAAATCGCCCAGATCGACCGGATTCTTGCCGCCGCGTATGGTCTGAAACCCCTGGAGGCGGCGAAAATGCGGGCCACCTGCGAAAGACTCGCCTTCGCGGTCGACAACGAAGACGAACTGATCGCCCTGATCCGAGACCAGGTCGACTACGAGCACCGTCGCGAAAAGGTCGAGGCGATGTGGCGCGTGGTCGTGGCCGATGGCATCACCGACGAACGCGAAGACGCGCTGATGACGATGATCGAACACCAGATGGGCGTGGCCCGCAGCGATTCCGAAGCTGCCCGCGCCGCCGCCGCCGTGATCCCCTGA